A genomic segment from Zonotrichia albicollis isolate bZonAlb1 chromosome 19, bZonAlb1.hap1, whole genome shotgun sequence encodes:
- the SOCS3 gene encoding suppressor of cytokine signaling 3, protein MVTHSKFPAAGMSRPLDTSLRLKTFSSKSEYQLVVNTVRKLQESGFYWSTVTGGEANLLLSTEPAGTFLIRDSSDQRHFFTLSVKTESGTKNLRIQCEGGSFSLQSDPHSSQPVPRFDCVLKLVHHYMPPTPCAVPEQPGAALHPKRTYYIYSGGEKIPLVLSRPLSSSVSTLQHLCRKTVNGHLDSYEKMTQLPAPIKEFLDQYDAPL, encoded by the coding sequence ATGGTCACCCACAGCAAGTTCCCCGCCGCCGGGATGAGCCGCCCCCTCGACACCAGCCTGCGCCTCAAGACGTTCAGCTCCAAGAGCGAGTACCAGCTGGTGGTGAACACCGTACGCAAGCTGCAGGAGAGCGGCTTCTATTGGAGCACGGTGACAGGTGGCGAGGCCAACCTGCTGCTGAGCACCGAGCCGGCCGGCACCTTCCTCATCAGGGACAGCTCGGACCAGAGGCACTTCTTCACCCTCAGCGTCAAGACGGAGTCGGGCACCAAGAACCTGCGCATCCAGTGCGAGGGCGGCAGCTTCTCCCTGCAGAGCGatccccacagcagccagcccGTGCCTCGCTTCGACTGCGTGCTCAAGCTGGTCCATCACTACATGCCACCCACGCCCTGCGCCGTGCCCGAGCAGCCTGGGGCGGCCCTGCACCCCAAGCGCACCTACTACATCTACTCGGGCGGCGAGAAGATCCCCCTGGTGCTGAGCCGCCCGCTCTCCTCCAGCGTCTCCACCCTGCAGCACCTCTGCCGCAAGACCGTCAACGGGCACCTGGACTCCTATGAGAAGATGACTCAGCTGCCAGCCCCCATCAAGGAGTTCCTGGACCAGTACGATGCCCCTCTCTAG
- the AFMID gene encoding kynurenine formamidase isoform X4, producing the protein MGAHPPAHSPLRPRPSAGRRPDSGTGTGTGDGTGIGTGSFTGNGTRIGTDTGSDTGSGPTMGGWRDMSAEALEDHYSPSRWSPRLDRDTIIDAHLAVTAAGTERARASGQALLHVPYGDGDGEKLDIYFPTEPSEAFPALVYIHGGYWQCMSSCSISLRSKDDSGFAAPPLVSQGVAVVAVDYDIAPKGHMDTMVLQVRRSLAFLVQRYPRIRGIYLCGHSAGAHLAAMVLSTDWTEFQVVPDIKGAVLVSGLYDLEPILHTYVNDALNMSREEAQRNSPMRLVTPAVPPACEVLVAVAQHDSPEFRRQSQEYSQALRAAGWSVSVLDLAGVDHFDVIERLSEDSYVLTQVILNMISRA; encoded by the exons ATGGGAGCCCACCCTCCCGCCCACTCTCCGCTCAGGCCCCGCCCCTCGGCGGGCAGGCGGCCGGATAGCGGGACTGGGACCGGGACCGGGGACGGCACCGGGATCGGGACCGGGAGCTTCACCGGGAACGGGACCAGGATCGGGACAGACACCGGGAGCGACACCGGGAGCGGCCCCACGATGGGCGGGTGGCGGGACATGTCCGCGGAA GCGCTGGAGGACCACTACTCCCCCAGTCGCTGGTCCCCCCGCCTGGACCGGGACACCATCATCGACGCGCACCTGGCGGTGACGGCGGCAG GAACCGAGCGGGCCCGGGCCAGCGGGCAGGCCCTGCTGCACGTGCCCTACGGCGACGGGGACGGCGAGAAGCTGGACATCTACTTTCCCACGGAGCCTTCCGAAG CCTTCCCGGCGCTGGTCTACATCCACGGCGGGTACTGGCAGTGCATGAG ctcctgcagcatctctctCCGCAGTAAGGACGACTCGGGGTTTGCAGCCCCGCCGCTGGTGTCGCAGGGGGTGGCAGTGGTGGCGGTGGACTACGACATAGCCCCCAAGG GCCACATGGACAccatggtgctgcaggtgcGCCGCAGCCTCGCCTTCCTGGTGCAGCGCTACCCCAGGATCAG GGGCATTTACCTGTGCGGACACTCGGCAGGGGCCCACCTGGCGGCCATGGTGCTGTCCACGGACTGGACGGAATTCCAAGTGGTGCCAGATATCAAAG GAGCCGTGCTGGTGAGCGGCCTGTATGACCTGGAGCCCATCCTGCACACCTACGTGAACGATGCTCTCAACATGAGCCG ggaggaggCCCAGAGGAACAGCCCCATGAGGCTCGTCACCCCAGCCGTGCCACCAGCCTGTGAGGTGCTCGTGGCTGTGGCCCAGCATGACTCCCCAGAGTTTCGCAGGCAGTCCCAGGAGTACAGCCAG GCCCTGCGTGCAGCAGGCTGGTCTGTCTCTGTGCTGGACCTGGCTGGCGTGGATCACTTTGATGTCATTGAGAGGCTGTCAGAGGACAGCTATGTCCTCACTCAG GTGATTCTGAACATGATTTCAAGAGCATGA
- the AFMID gene encoding kynurenine formamidase isoform X5 translates to MGAHPPAHSPLRPRPSAGRRPDSGTGTGTGDGTGIGTGSFTGNGTRIGTDTGSDTGSGPTMGGWRDMSAEALEDHYSPSRWSPRLDRDTIIDAHLAVTAAGTERARASGQALLHVPYGDGDGEKLDIYFPTEPSEAFPALVYIHGGYWQCMSKDDSGFAAPPLVSQGVAVVAVDYDIAPKGHMDTMVLQVRRSLAFLVQRYPRIRGIYLCGHSAGAHLAAMVLSTDWTEFQVVPDIKGAVLVSGLYDLEPILHTYVNDALNMSREEAQRNSPMRLVTPAVPPACEVLVAVAQHDSPEFRRQSQEYSQALRAAGWSVSVLDLAGVDHFDVIERLSEDSYVLTQVILNMISRA, encoded by the exons ATGGGAGCCCACCCTCCCGCCCACTCTCCGCTCAGGCCCCGCCCCTCGGCGGGCAGGCGGCCGGATAGCGGGACTGGGACCGGGACCGGGGACGGCACCGGGATCGGGACCGGGAGCTTCACCGGGAACGGGACCAGGATCGGGACAGACACCGGGAGCGACACCGGGAGCGGCCCCACGATGGGCGGGTGGCGGGACATGTCCGCGGAA GCGCTGGAGGACCACTACTCCCCCAGTCGCTGGTCCCCCCGCCTGGACCGGGACACCATCATCGACGCGCACCTGGCGGTGACGGCGGCAG GAACCGAGCGGGCCCGGGCCAGCGGGCAGGCCCTGCTGCACGTGCCCTACGGCGACGGGGACGGCGAGAAGCTGGACATCTACTTTCCCACGGAGCCTTCCGAAG CCTTCCCGGCGCTGGTCTACATCCACGGCGGGTACTGGCAGTGCATGAG TAAGGACGACTCGGGGTTTGCAGCCCCGCCGCTGGTGTCGCAGGGGGTGGCAGTGGTGGCGGTGGACTACGACATAGCCCCCAAGG GCCACATGGACAccatggtgctgcaggtgcGCCGCAGCCTCGCCTTCCTGGTGCAGCGCTACCCCAGGATCAG GGGCATTTACCTGTGCGGACACTCGGCAGGGGCCCACCTGGCGGCCATGGTGCTGTCCACGGACTGGACGGAATTCCAAGTGGTGCCAGATATCAAAG GAGCCGTGCTGGTGAGCGGCCTGTATGACCTGGAGCCCATCCTGCACACCTACGTGAACGATGCTCTCAACATGAGCCG ggaggaggCCCAGAGGAACAGCCCCATGAGGCTCGTCACCCCAGCCGTGCCACCAGCCTGTGAGGTGCTCGTGGCTGTGGCCCAGCATGACTCCCCAGAGTTTCGCAGGCAGTCCCAGGAGTACAGCCAG GCCCTGCGTGCAGCAGGCTGGTCTGTCTCTGTGCTGGACCTGGCTGGCGTGGATCACTTTGATGTCATTGAGAGGCTGTCAGAGGACAGCTATGTCCTCACTCAG GTGATTCTGAACATGATTTCAAGAGCATGA
- the LOC141731228 gene encoding uncharacterized protein LOC141731228 has translation MERGSPRLPLSDTQHGEGPGGSAGPGQPPPVRGGDGGMGLAGPALRGGARAGAAAPFPPGIPGKEPLPRSFPPRVPGKEALPCPVPARYSREGGAAPFVPAPRSREGRKGDPAPAREPLRGAVRAMRAALRRGRLPGPGGGPGGRQPLVVDLRSDTVTRPCAAMRRAMARAAVGDDDYGEDPAVNELQRRAAATLGTESALFVPTATMANLIAVMCHCQRRGAQLFLGRDAHLHVYEHGGAAQVAGVHSQALPDLPNGTFDLEQLELTIREAHGSRYHPRPELICLENTHSSAGGRALPLTYLRQVRGLADRYGLRVHMDGARLMNAAVAQGVEPAQIAQHCDSVSLCFSKGLGAPAGAVLAGSGQFVAEAWRVRKLLGGGMRQAGVLAAAALLGLQHAEETLSRDHEHARSFAEGVQALDSPLCSVSLAAVETNIVMLDVPGAWPCPAELCERLRAVSEEEEAEAGQAVSVLLLPWSAWALRAVWHRDVSARGTELARRKLEFVARKCQEELASGLHRAPPGTGGA, from the exons ATGGAAAGAGGATCCCCCCGGCTCCCTCTCTCGGACACCCAGCAcggggaggggccggggggcAGCGCAGGGCCGGGGCAGCCCCCACCGGTGCGaggtggggatggagggatggggcTGGCGGGGCCGGCGCTCCGAGGCGGTGCCCGCGCAGGAGCCGCTGCCCCGTTCCCGCCCGGTATTCCCGGGAAGGAGCCGCTGCCCCGTTCGTTCCCGCCCCGCGTTCCCGGGAAGGAGGCGCTGCCCTGCCCCGTTCCCGCCCGGTATTCCCGGGAAGGAGGCGCTGCCCCGTTCGTTCCCGCCCCGCGTTCccgggaaggaaggaagggcgaTCCCGCCCCCGCCCGGGAGCCCTTGCGGGGGGCGGTCCGGGCCATGCGGGCGGCGCTGCGGCGGGGGCGGCTGCCCGGGCCCGGGGGGGGGCCCGGGGGTCGGCAGCCGCTCGTGGTGGACCTGCGGAGCGACACGGTGACCCGGCCGTGCGCCGCCATGCGCCGGGCCATGGCCCGCGCCGCCGTGGGCGACGACGACTACGGGGAGGACCCGGCGGTGAACG AGCTGCAGCGCCGGGCCGCGGCCACTCTGGGCACCGAATCCGCTCTGTTCGTGCCCACGGCCACCATGGCCAACCTCATCGCCG TGATGTGCCACTGCCAGCGCAGGGGGGCTCAGCTCTTCCTGGGCCGGGACGCCCACCTGCACGTCTACGAGCACGGCGGGGCCGCGCAG gtcGCCGGTGTGCActcccaggcactgccagaTCTGCCGAATGGCACCTTcgacctggagcagctggagctgaccaTCCGCGAGGCCCACGGCAGCCGGTACCACCCGCGTCCTGAGCTCATCTGCCTGGAGAACACGCACAGCTCGGCGGGCGGCCGGGCACTGCCCCTCACCTATCTcaggcag GTGCGCGGGCTTGCAGACCGTTACGGGCTGCGGGTGCACATGGACGGCGCACGGCTGATGAATGCAGCAGTGGCCCAGGGCGTGGAGCCAGCCCAGATTGCCCAGCACTGtgactctgtgtccctctgcTTCTCCAAG ggcctgggcgCCCCGGCAGGCGCGGTGCTGGCGGGCAGCGGGCAGTTTGTGGCCGAGGCCTGGCGCGTGAGGAAGCTGCTGGGCGGGGGCATGCGGCAGGCGGGGGTGCTGGCGGCCGCCGCTCTCCTCGGGCTGCAGCACGCCGAGGAGACGCTGAGCAGGGACCACGAGCACGCCCGGAGCTTTGCAGAAG GTGTCCAGGCGCTGGACTCTCCCCTGTGCTCCGTCAGCCTGGCAGCAGTGGAGACCAACATCGTGATGCTGGATGTGCCGGGGGCCTGGCCGTGCCCCGCCGAGCTCTGCGAGCGCCTGCGCGCCGtcagcgaggaggaggaggctgaggcCGGGCAGGCTGTCAGcgtcctgctgctgccctggtcGGCATGGGCCCTGCGCGCCGTCTGGCACCGCGACGTCTCGGCCCGTGGCACCGAGCTCGCCAGGAGAAAGCTGGAGTTTGTGGCCAGGAAGTGCCAGGAGGAATTGGCCTCGGGACTGCATCGAGCGCCTCCAGGCACGGGGGGAGCCTGA
- the AFMID gene encoding kynurenine formamidase isoform X3, translated as MADCRPEPARAEPTGPVSQSEEASPTGAAALANRERVWAAARQACPMGVMGAKIFIFLCPQAPPSRPRSTNGTRPRRRALASPPRSGPAPRLGPRLRDSQWEPTLPPTLRSGPAPRRAGGRIAGLGPGPGTAPGSGPGASPGTGPGSGQTPGATPGAAPRWAGGGTCPRKNRAGPGQRAGPAARALRRRGRREAGHLLSHGAFRSKDDSGFAAPPLVSQGVAVVAVDYDIAPKGHMDTMVLQVRRSLAFLVQRYPRIRGIYLCGHSAGAHLAAMVLSTDWTEFQVVPDIKGAVLVSGLYDLEPILHTYVNDALNMSREEAQRNSPMRLVTPAVPPACEVLVAVAQHDSPEFRRQSQEYSQVSTRWLQEHGQVSTRQSQD; from the exons ATGGCGGACTGCCGGCCCGAGCCCGCGCGCGCCGAGCCGACCGGCCCCGTCAGCCAATCGGAGGAGGCCTCTCCCACAGGCGCCGCAGCGCTAGCCAATCGCGAGAGAGTCTGGGCTGCCGCGCGGCAAGCCTGCCCAATGGGAGTCATGGGCgccaaaatttttattttcctctgccCGCAGGCTCCGCCCTCCCGGCCCCGATCGACCAATGGGACACGGCCCCGCCGCCGGGCTCTGGCCTCGCCTCCACGAtctggccccgccccccggcTCGGGCCTCGCCTCCGGGACAGCCAATGGGAGCCCACCCTCCCGCCCACTCTCCGCTCAGGCCCCGCCCCTCGGCGGGCAGGCGGCCGGATAGCGGGACTGGGACCGGGACCGGGGACGGCACCGGGATCGGGACCGGGAGCTTCACCGGGAACGGGACCAGGATCGGGACAGACACCGGGAGCGACACCGGGAGCGGCCCCACGATGGGCGGGTGGCGGGACATGTCCGCGGAA GAACCGAGCGGGCCCGGGCCAGCGGGCAGGCCCTGCTGCACGTGCCCTACGGCGACGGGGACGGCGAGAAGCTGGACATCTACTTTCCCACGGAGCCTTCCGAAG TAAGGACGACTCGGGGTTTGCAGCCCCGCCGCTGGTGTCGCAGGGGGTGGCAGTGGTGGCGGTGGACTACGACATAGCCCCCAAGG GCCACATGGACAccatggtgctgcaggtgcGCCGCAGCCTCGCCTTCCTGGTGCAGCGCTACCCCAGGATCAG GGGCATTTACCTGTGCGGACACTCGGCAGGGGCCCACCTGGCGGCCATGGTGCTGTCCACGGACTGGACGGAATTCCAAGTGGTGCCAGATATCAAAG GAGCCGTGCTGGTGAGCGGCCTGTATGACCTGGAGCCCATCCTGCACACCTACGTGAACGATGCTCTCAACATGAGCCG ggaggaggCCCAGAGGAACAGCCCCATGAGGCTCGTCACCCCAGCCGTGCCACCAGCCTGTGAGGTGCTCGTGGCTGTGGCCCAGCATGACTCCCCAGAGTTTCGCAGGCAGTCCCAGGAGTACAGCCAGGTGAGCACGAGGTGGTTGCAGGAACATGGCCAG GTGAGCACCAGGCAGTCCCAGGACTGA
- the AFMID gene encoding kynurenine formamidase isoform X2 has product MADCRPEPARAEPTGPVSQSEEASPTGAAALANRERVWAAARQACPMGVMGAKIFIFLCPQAPPSRPRSTNGTRPRRRALASPPRSGPAPRLGPRLRDSQWEPTLPPTLRSGPAPRRAGGRIAGLGPGPGTAPGSGPGASPGTGPGSGQTPGATPGAAPRWAGGGTCPRKNRAGPGQRAGPAARALRRRGRREAGHLLSHGAFRSKDDSGFAAPPLVSQGVAVVAVDYDIAPKGHMDTMVLQVRRSLAFLVQRYPRIRGIYLCGHSAGAHLAAMVLSTDWTEFQVVPDIKGAVLVSGLYDLEPILHTYVNDALNMSREEAQRNSPMRLVTPAVPPACEVLVAVAQHDSPEFRRQSQEYSQALRAAGWSVSVLDLAGVDHFDVIERLSEDSYVLTQGLVPHPR; this is encoded by the exons ATGGCGGACTGCCGGCCCGAGCCCGCGCGCGCCGAGCCGACCGGCCCCGTCAGCCAATCGGAGGAGGCCTCTCCCACAGGCGCCGCAGCGCTAGCCAATCGCGAGAGAGTCTGGGCTGCCGCGCGGCAAGCCTGCCCAATGGGAGTCATGGGCgccaaaatttttattttcctctgccCGCAGGCTCCGCCCTCCCGGCCCCGATCGACCAATGGGACACGGCCCCGCCGCCGGGCTCTGGCCTCGCCTCCACGAtctggccccgccccccggcTCGGGCCTCGCCTCCGGGACAGCCAATGGGAGCCCACCCTCCCGCCCACTCTCCGCTCAGGCCCCGCCCCTCGGCGGGCAGGCGGCCGGATAGCGGGACTGGGACCGGGACCGGGGACGGCACCGGGATCGGGACCGGGAGCTTCACCGGGAACGGGACCAGGATCGGGACAGACACCGGGAGCGACACCGGGAGCGGCCCCACGATGGGCGGGTGGCGGGACATGTCCGCGGAA GAACCGAGCGGGCCCGGGCCAGCGGGCAGGCCCTGCTGCACGTGCCCTACGGCGACGGGGACGGCGAGAAGCTGGACATCTACTTTCCCACGGAGCCTTCCGAAG TAAGGACGACTCGGGGTTTGCAGCCCCGCCGCTGGTGTCGCAGGGGGTGGCAGTGGTGGCGGTGGACTACGACATAGCCCCCAAGG GCCACATGGACAccatggtgctgcaggtgcGCCGCAGCCTCGCCTTCCTGGTGCAGCGCTACCCCAGGATCAG GGGCATTTACCTGTGCGGACACTCGGCAGGGGCCCACCTGGCGGCCATGGTGCTGTCCACGGACTGGACGGAATTCCAAGTGGTGCCAGATATCAAAG GAGCCGTGCTGGTGAGCGGCCTGTATGACCTGGAGCCCATCCTGCACACCTACGTGAACGATGCTCTCAACATGAGCCG ggaggaggCCCAGAGGAACAGCCCCATGAGGCTCGTCACCCCAGCCGTGCCACCAGCCTGTGAGGTGCTCGTGGCTGTGGCCCAGCATGACTCCCCAGAGTTTCGCAGGCAGTCCCAGGAGTACAGCCAG GCCCTGCGTGCAGCAGGCTGGTCTGTCTCTGTGCTGGACCTGGCTGGCGTGGATCACTTTGATGTCATTGAGAGGCTGTCAGAGGACAGCTATGTCCTCACTCAG GGTTTGGTTCCTCACCCCAGGTGA
- the AFMID gene encoding kynurenine formamidase isoform X1 translates to MADCRPEPARAEPTGPVSQSEEASPTGAAALANRERVWAAARQACPMGVMGAKIFIFLCPQAPPSRPRSTNGTRPRRRALASPPRSGPAPRLGPRLRDSQWEPTLPPTLRSGPAPRRAGGRIAGLGPGPGTAPGSGPGASPGTGPGSGQTPGATPGAAPRWAGGGTCPRKNRAGPGQRAGPAARALRRRGRREAGHLLSHGAFRSKDDSGFAAPPLVSQGVAVVAVDYDIAPKGHMDTMVLQVRRSLAFLVQRYPRIRGIYLCGHSAGAHLAAMVLSTDWTEFQVVPDIKGAVLVSGLYDLEPILHTYVNDALNMSREEAQRNSPMRLVTPAVPPACEVLVAVAQHDSPEFRRQSQEYSQALRAAGWSVSVLDLAGVDHFDVIERLSEDSYVLTQVILNMISRA, encoded by the exons ATGGCGGACTGCCGGCCCGAGCCCGCGCGCGCCGAGCCGACCGGCCCCGTCAGCCAATCGGAGGAGGCCTCTCCCACAGGCGCCGCAGCGCTAGCCAATCGCGAGAGAGTCTGGGCTGCCGCGCGGCAAGCCTGCCCAATGGGAGTCATGGGCgccaaaatttttattttcctctgccCGCAGGCTCCGCCCTCCCGGCCCCGATCGACCAATGGGACACGGCCCCGCCGCCGGGCTCTGGCCTCGCCTCCACGAtctggccccgccccccggcTCGGGCCTCGCCTCCGGGACAGCCAATGGGAGCCCACCCTCCCGCCCACTCTCCGCTCAGGCCCCGCCCCTCGGCGGGCAGGCGGCCGGATAGCGGGACTGGGACCGGGACCGGGGACGGCACCGGGATCGGGACCGGGAGCTTCACCGGGAACGGGACCAGGATCGGGACAGACACCGGGAGCGACACCGGGAGCGGCCCCACGATGGGCGGGTGGCGGGACATGTCCGCGGAA GAACCGAGCGGGCCCGGGCCAGCGGGCAGGCCCTGCTGCACGTGCCCTACGGCGACGGGGACGGCGAGAAGCTGGACATCTACTTTCCCACGGAGCCTTCCGAAG TAAGGACGACTCGGGGTTTGCAGCCCCGCCGCTGGTGTCGCAGGGGGTGGCAGTGGTGGCGGTGGACTACGACATAGCCCCCAAGG GCCACATGGACAccatggtgctgcaggtgcGCCGCAGCCTCGCCTTCCTGGTGCAGCGCTACCCCAGGATCAG GGGCATTTACCTGTGCGGACACTCGGCAGGGGCCCACCTGGCGGCCATGGTGCTGTCCACGGACTGGACGGAATTCCAAGTGGTGCCAGATATCAAAG GAGCCGTGCTGGTGAGCGGCCTGTATGACCTGGAGCCCATCCTGCACACCTACGTGAACGATGCTCTCAACATGAGCCG ggaggaggCCCAGAGGAACAGCCCCATGAGGCTCGTCACCCCAGCCGTGCCACCAGCCTGTGAGGTGCTCGTGGCTGTGGCCCAGCATGACTCCCCAGAGTTTCGCAGGCAGTCCCAGGAGTACAGCCAG GCCCTGCGTGCAGCAGGCTGGTCTGTCTCTGTGCTGGACCTGGCTGGCGTGGATCACTTTGATGTCATTGAGAGGCTGTCAGAGGACAGCTATGTCCTCACTCAG GTGATTCTGAACATGATTTCAAGAGCATGA